CGTTGCCTGGATTTCTCCATGGATCCGGTAGATCGAAATGCGCGGGAACGGTGATCAAAGCGTCGTCCGCGGTTCTATCGCCGCTGCAGTTCTTCGGCTTCACCCGAGTCGTGTTCACGCACTCGATGGGCAACTTGAAGAACTCGAGCTTGTAGTTGTAACCGTGACTGCTTACTCGGATGATAGTGTGCAAGGGTACCTCCATGTAAGGCAACTCCTCCGGTTTCTTATCCAGGAAGAAACCGATGATACAACGAAGGACAGCTTGGTGGGACACTACCAGGACATTATGGGATCGTTGTAGTTCGGCTATCACTGGTTCGACGCGATGCATCGCGTCCACGTAGCTCTCTCCCCAAGGATAACGATAGCGCAGCTTGTCCTGATCGCGCCATGCAAATTCCTGGAGTAAAGATTTTTGGTTTGAGGTTCCTTgtcgaaaaatttcattattttattttctgtggATCCTTATGTTACCTGTGGATAGTGTTCCTGCATCTCCTCGTACGAAAGACCCTCGCAAACTCCGGCATGGAGCTCGTTCAAAGCCGCCACGTGTTCCTGCGGCGCCTCCACTCCTCGAGCTGTCGCTATTGTCCTTCGAAGGCGACTGGTCAATACTCGAAGATCCGGAATACGCATCGCGTTAAATTTTGTCGCCAATGCTTGAGCGTATCTCTCGCCACGTGGGCTCAACACGGCGTCACCGCCGACCTTACCCAACACGTTGAACTCGCTTTCACCGTGCTGAAATCGAGGAAACAGACTATCTTTACCGGACGGAACATAATACTCTGAAACGTAATTAAACGAGTCAACAATTGAGATACGGTAAATAAGGCGCTTGTAATTTTAAGTGATAAACATTGAAGATCTATCGTTGCGAAGACGAGACTGATAAGATAGGATCACAAACTGGATCATAATTCTGCGTAGCAAATTCAAAACCTGACTGTATCAGGAAATACTTCAATGAAGATTCAGGGAACTTTATCAGTATTTATTATCATGAACACTTAAGGAATAATTACGACATTGTTActagaaattaataatgatgtaaaatttATGATCAAGTTGCAAGGATGATAAATGCGCCAGGCTCGAAGCGTCAGAATGTTACGTCTTTCGATTGACAGTTATGAATAAGAAGCCTTAAGAGCTTAGGGGCATGATCGATCATTATACTAACCCGAGAGAAGTAAAGAGTATGCGGCACGAGGGTGACGCTTCCAAGGTATCCCAACAAGCTGGTCTCGATGTGACCCGAAACCATGTGCATCTCGATGTCCATGGTAGCGGTGTCGATACGGATCCTCGGGTAATTCTTCTCGTCCATCGGTTCGTACTGTCGGACGTAATGAGCTACCTTCAGCCTGAGATCCTCTTGAGCGAGTACCGGGTCCATACCAATGTAATCGGTGCTGTGCCGCAATATCTCCTTGTAATTTCGCTCCAGCACGACCTGATCGTCGCAGACGCACTCGACGAAAAGGACGCGGTAACCGAGCTGCCCGGAAAAGTAGTCGAAGACCTCGGCTCGCTGTGCTCGGGTCACCAACGTGGCGTCCAAGATCTTCAAACAAGacaaaagaaatgaaactaACTGCGGCGATTTGCTACGGTTCATCAGTGTTCCCCTTCTCTATTacgaatttaatttcttgCCAATACTCGATCGATTACCTATATTAATTCACAAGTGTTCGAGCTTCTATACAGAGTCGTCCACGTGTTCAGCAGGTCATTCCGAGGAATATATGTCAGGTACACTATAAGTCTCTTTCATTTctgtattaagaatattgatGAAACGTCTATACTGTCGTTTCCATCAAACTTTGTGCCTTAAATTGATATGACATAAGTGCTATTTCGAGGTGCATTTATGTCATCGATTCGTACAAGAGTTTATATGTTTCGAAATCGTTCAGTGTTTGGTGTAACTGGCAATCGGccattttatattaagaaCACTAAGAAAGGGTTTGCGTggtcatttttattaaactttaaactttaaattgatatgaCATAAGTGCTATTTcgcgatacttttatgtcatgaaaacGCGTTAGACTTTCTATCAGCTATTTTGTTACGCAACGAGATAATATGAACAATTCGCAATGGGTGTCGTATTACTatcgttaaaatatttaaaatacgaCGATAAAATTCATTATGTAAACGACTGACATTGTGTTATCGAAGCAAAGTTCGACAATTTGaacattattcattttaatataaaattaaaagtaaactGAAATATTCGATCTACTGAACATGCAGTCCTGCTAAACATTGGACACTCTGTATATCTCCGAGTTCAGATATCAAGTTGCGACCGACTTCGCAGTAAACGAGGCGAGTTTAAAGTATCCGCGACACCCCATAGCCCTTTGAGGTCGTCAAAAGTCGTACCGCAAGGTGACGGAAAAAATAGCAAAACTCGTACGACGGGTATCGAGCTCAGAGAAAGGTAGTTTTACGAGCCAAGACCGGCTCGACCGGCCTGTTTAATCGTCACCCCGCCATTACAGATCCTGCGTTTACTCGCCAACGCGAGGGAAAAAATATCGTTGCATAAACTGTTCACACTCTGCGTCCACTATTTTCCAACCGTGAGAAATTGTCTTCCAAGACACAAGCAATCCTGAGCAATTCTTACTTATCCATCTTTTCAAAACCAAAATATGAGATCAAGGTTGTTTGGAATCTTGATTATTGATTAGGatcaattttataatctaCCGAATTGCCTTGGTATGAAtcaatatttcaatgaaatcaGTAATAAACGATGACAATGCTATAATTGTGAAGAGTTAGATATTTTTCGATTTTGAATGATGATTGATAATTTGGGTCGCTCATGAGCGGCTGTTTTGGAAGACAACCAAAGGCAACACACGTTTTCGTTCGTCTGGTCTCGGATTTCGTTTTCAAAATGGTGTTCACGATTATTGCTCGTGTTTCGAAATGCGTTTTTGATGCTTACAGCTACGGATTTTCCAGCTGCAAGCCATGCAGCGCAATCGTGCATGGCGTCCCGTTGGGCCAAGGCCCTCAGTGCTGCGTTCGCCGTATGGTCTGGACGAAATAGCTCGTGGGACACTGCTTCTCCATATGGTTCCAGTCTTTTTCTTCTATACTCGCTCACTCTCATTACTGCAacgatattcaaatttaaatgattaaaataaaaattctggAGTGTAATTTCTGAGCCAGCATAAAAAGTgataaattcatttcaaaaagTGCGATAGCACCGTGTGAGGCATTGAATAGAAAGGATCTAactatgaaaaataaatagaatagtTGCATACTGGGGAAAACCGCTGACAGAGTAAATCCACAAGATCTGCAGATCTGTTTACAAGATGTGCATCAGGAAATGATCAAATCATTCAAGGTAACTCATAAATCATAAGTTACGATCTACGTGACGTACATAAAGtgatcaaataaaaatgatcttATGATATGTACAACAAAAAAGTGGAAAACTTATGAACATTGATCAGCtgttatatataattaaatcgCAAAAATCGCTGTTTTTCTTTCAGCTTTATTTACAGGTTTCTTTCTCAAGGTGTCACGATAATGACAAATAGAGAATGATTTCCCACCTTTGGTGGAATCGCCATTCCAGTTGAGCCTGCGCGAAAGGCACTGTGCCACCTGGCTTTTTCCACGACCTGGTAAACCGCACATTGCGATCACCACCCCTGCAAATTTCCGTGGTGATTTAATTATCCCCGGTGCCCTCACCGCGATCTTCTCCTTACCGGGTTCTGAAAGAAATAGAAACAATAATGAATCAGTTGTTGCATAACCGGTGACAGTCTCTAAACACAGAGATCTTTGTTAAAACGAAAAGTTTCCATTTATAGCCCGGTTGATCAAACGATttctttgtttaattaattttctcgtTACATATAAGGTATCTGGGTCTTTCCAGAGAATATAAAGGttcattataaaaaatagCAAAGGCTTAATTTTTGCAAGTATCAGATTTTGCATGTTTCTTATTTATATCTGCAAAATATATTCTGCAGTTTTGTCAGGAACAACCTGATCCATCCCCTATATAACGAGTCTACTTTAGAAGTTGGATAAAATAGTTTTGGCAGCTGGCCGATCAAACGGTGCCCCAGTTAACATTTTAACACTCGATCATAAGTAACGTGAATGCACACGTAATTCGATATGGAAACAGAGATTTCAATTACAAATCGTGCAAAACAGGAAGAAAGCCGGTGATTCATTCCTTAGAAACAATTGTTCCAATTCGCTTTAATAACTCGAATTCTAATTACATTTTCCCGTTCGTGAAATGGTTATTTCGCAGTACGTAAAATCGCGTGCATACAAGAACAAAATAGTTATAATTCTGCTCGCGTGCTGGAATTGAAATCTCTTTGTTCAAGAGTGGATCGATGTGCAGAACATACGAGAACTATTCTTACCGATCACACACATCTTTCCTACTGTATATCGCTACGTTGTTCGACCCTCGAGTTTCCAATCAATGTTGGATCGATAGCGTTGAACGTGTATCAATGTTACCAGCAGCGAGGCTAACTCGCTACTTGTTCGCACTAATTAACTGCTCGAATATCTAACGAACACTGAGGCCTTCGCTGGCTACCACCACATTGCGAACCACCACATCGGTGAACTTTATATTTAGAATTCGCCTCTTGCACGAGTGCTTTTGGCTCACGATTTCGCGATAGCCAGTTCGAGGTAGTAAACCTGACAAACAATTCCTGATTCTCAGCTCGAGCGCATCCGTAGAAACGTACGCGCGACTTCGAGCGATGAGATTGAATCGTCGACTCGTGGAAAAGAATCGAAAATACACTGGTTTCGTTCCAAATATACACAGtgcaaaagagaaaaattaggGGGGTTTTTACGACGCTAAATTTGGCCGGTTATTTACAAGA
The sequence above is drawn from the Osmia bicornis bicornis chromosome 14, iOsmBic2.1, whole genome shotgun sequence genome and encodes:
- the LOC114872713 gene encoding 6-phosphofructo-2-kinase/fructose-2,6-bisphosphatase-like isoform X2 — its product is MCVIEPGKEKIAVRAPGIIKSPRKFAGVVIAMCGLPGRGKSQVAQCLSRRLNWNGDSTKVMRVSEYRRKRLEPYGEAVSHELFRPDHTANAALRALAQRDAMHDCAAWLAAGKSVAILDATLVTRAQRAEVFDYFSGQLGYRVLFVECVCDDQVVLERNYKEILRHSTDYIGMDPVLAQEDLRLKVAHYVRQYEPMDEKNYPRIRIDTATMDIEMHMVSGHIETSLLGYLGSVTLVPHTLYFSRHGESEFNVLGKVGGDAVLSPRGERYAQALATKFNAMRIPDLRVLTSRLRRTIATARGVEAPQEHVAALNELHAGVCEGLSYEEMQEHYPQEFAWRDQDKLRYRYPWGESYVDAMHRVEPVIAELQRSHNVLVVSHQAVLRCIIGFFLDKKPEELPYMEVPLHTIIRVSSHGYNYKLEFFKLPIECVNTTRVKPKNCSGDRTADDALITVPAHFDLPDPWRNPGNGPTLVQQH
- the LOC114872713 gene encoding 6-phosphofructo-2-kinase/fructose-2,6-bisphosphatase-like isoform X1 is translated as MPWAAACLDLLAAPIFGHCPSVRKPALQVGILQEGSDKPIITLAANADTFSLRNSLSADTMAPSAEEQRQEPGKEKIAVRAPGIIKSPRKFAGVVIAMCGLPGRGKSQVAQCLSRRLNWNGDSTKVMRVSEYRRKRLEPYGEAVSHELFRPDHTANAALRALAQRDAMHDCAAWLAAGKSVAILDATLVTRAQRAEVFDYFSGQLGYRVLFVECVCDDQVVLERNYKEILRHSTDYIGMDPVLAQEDLRLKVAHYVRQYEPMDEKNYPRIRIDTATMDIEMHMVSGHIETSLLGYLGSVTLVPHTLYFSRHGESEFNVLGKVGGDAVLSPRGERYAQALATKFNAMRIPDLRVLTSRLRRTIATARGVEAPQEHVAALNELHAGVCEGLSYEEMQEHYPQEFAWRDQDKLRYRYPWGESYVDAMHRVEPVIAELQRSHNVLVVSHQAVLRCIIGFFLDKKPEELPYMEVPLHTIIRVSSHGYNYKLEFFKLPIECVNTTRVKPKNCSGDRTADDALITVPAHFDLPDPWRNPGNGPTLVQQH